One genomic region from Xiphophorus couchianus chromosome 21, X_couchianus-1.0, whole genome shotgun sequence encodes:
- the fitm1 gene encoding fat storage-inducing transmembrane protein 1, whose protein sequence is MEPNSENSWTSFGAEVNLEKLQKVAAELILPGRFLLRPLSAALGFVTRLLAWVLGCSLVRRHFHLMLSGLVLFGPLLSFWVSKYSIFANGHHYLYRKFLRSTWGWTCILTGSFVALLSFSARRSVSLTLRHLSRIGLAGLLWWGCRRLLTLLEDAAGACYEPLAPAQDAQSSPAPGQPLLLLHEDQSKASCLKANMMWRGYEVSQETLVLCLCCLLLVEELSVFGLHLAQERRLHRSPSSPLGVLFLLCVVLLIIWMVLLLCLLAYFPAWPSQQLGGALGYLGWRGLYQGWYQLTPSQGSPGLPGEGLFTGTDSDKHSQ, encoded by the exons ATGGAGCCAAACAGCGAAAACTCCTGGACAAGCTTCGGGGCAGAAGTCAACTTGGAAAAGCTGCAGAAGGTAGCAGCAGAGCTGATTCTCCCGGGCAGATTCCTCCTCAGACCTCTGAGTGCCGCCCTGGGGTTCGTGACCCGCCTGCTGGCCTGGGTTTTAGGATGCAGCCTGGTCCGGAGGCATTTCCACCTCATGCTGTCGGGGCTGGTCCTCTTTGGGCCTCTGCTGAGCTTCTGGGTGTCCAAGTACAGCATCTTCGCCAATGGCCACCACTACCTGTACAG AAAGTTCCTCAGGTCTACTTGGGGCTGGACCTGCATCCTCACAGGTTCCTTCGTCGCCCTCCTCTCCTTCTCAGCCCGCCGCTCCGTCTCCCTCACCCTGCGCCACCTCTCTCGGATCGGCCTCGCTGGTCTTCTGTGGTGGGGCTGTCGGCGCCTTCTGACCCTATTGGAGGACGCAGCCGGCGCCTGCTACGAACCTCTGGCACCCGCCCAGGACGCCCAGAGCTCCCCCGCCCCGGGGcagcctctgctgctcctgcaCGAAGACCAGAGCAAGGCGTCGTGCCTCAAGGCCAACATGATGTGGCGAGGGTACGAAGTGTCGCAGGAAACGCTCGTCCTCTGCCTGTGCTGCCTGCTGCTTGTGGAGGAACTGTCCGTGTTCGGTCTCCACCTGGCGCAGGAGAGGCGTCTTCATAGGTCCCCTAGCTCTCCGTTGGgagtcctcttcctcctctgtgtaGTTCTGCTCATCATATGGATGGTCTTGCTCCTGTGTTTGCTGGCATACTTCCCTGCGTGGCCGTCTCAGCAGCTGGGAGGAGCTCTGGGTTACCTGGGGTGGAGGGGCCTCTATCAGGGATGGTACCAGCTAACACCCAGTCAGGGGTCCCCTGGTTTACCCGGAGAGGGCCTCTTCACCGGCACAGACTCTGATAAACACTCCCAGTAG